The proteins below come from a single Cannabis sativa cultivar Pink pepper isolate KNU-18-1 chromosome 3, ASM2916894v1, whole genome shotgun sequence genomic window:
- the LOC133035963 gene encoding uncharacterized protein LOC133035963 has translation MLVAVAYDANNQLFPIAFAIVDSENHDSWKYFLQKLKEAIGEVENLVFVSDRHQSIEHAVEVIFPEACHCACYKHISMNVTHKFKTDVCNTQIWLAAYAWSKRECDRHLQVLRQMDPPIAAYVDNIGLEKWARPYCLGDRYNIMTNNAAESLNNLTEEFRAYPITTLVEFIRFTLQNWFANRLDKASKCVTPLATHFEEDLIKQHEDGRRRSVLRNAAQLFNVGRGADGFDFEKGRDVNLVERTCTCGMFQLLKIPCPHACAAALTQNVSVYALSSPYYTKETWKNTYDATINVVGEEDEWVLPEHMQNMRIGVPVEKKPVGRPRKSNAGRLRTNRFPSNGQKVKEPRKCSNCGALGHNKATCKARV, from the coding sequence ATGCTAGTTGCTGTAGCGTACGATGCAAATAACCAACTGTTTCCGATTGCCTTTGCAATTGTTGACAGCGAGAATCATGACTCTTGGAAGTATTTCTTGCAGAAGTTAAAGGAAGCAATTGGGGAGGTTGAAAACTTAGTGTTTGtatcggataggcatcaaagcattgaacatGCTGTCGAGGTTATTTTCCCCGAAGCATGCCACTGTGCATGCTACAAACATATTTCTATGAATGTCACCCACAAATTCAAGACTGATGTATGTAACACGCAAATATGGTTGGCCgcttacgcatggtcgaagaGGGAATGTGATAGACATTTGCAGGTGCTCCGACAGATGGATCCTCCCATCGCTGCTTATGTTGACAATATAGGATTAGAAAAATGGGCTCGTCCTTATTGTCTAGGAGACAGGTACAACATCATGACAAACAACGCTGCAGAAAGCCTTAACAACTTGACTGAAGAATTCCGGGCATATCCAATAACTACTCTAGTTGAGTTCATAAGGTTCACACTACAAAATTGGTTTGCTAACCGTCTCGATAAGGCAAGTAAGTGTGTTACCCCTTTGGCAACTCATTTTGAGGAAGATTTGATAAAGCAACACGAGGATGGTAGACGTAGAAGTGTCCTACGTAACGCTGCACAATTGTTTAATGTTGGAAGAGGTGCTGACGGTTTTGACTTTGAAAAAGGCAGAGATGTGAACTTAGTTGAGAGAACATGCACTTGCGGCATGTTCCAATTGTTGAAAATTCCTTGTCCCCATGCATGTGCCGCAGCGCTTACTCAGAATGTCAGTGTCTACGCTCTGTCATCCCCCTATTACACAAAGGAGACGTGGAAGAATACTTACGATGCAACAATTAATGTTGTGGGCGAGGAGGATGAATGGGTGCTTCCAGAACACATGCAGAACATGAGAATCGGTGTACCAGTGGAGAAGAAACctgtaggtcgtccaagaaaGAGCAATGCAGGAAGACTACGGACTAACCGATTTCCATCGAACGGTCAAAAAGTCAAGGAACCACGCAAATGTTCAAACTGTGGCGCATTGGGACACAACAAAGCTACTTGCAAGGCCAGGGTTTGA